In a single window of the Vibrio celticus genome:
- a CDS encoding RNA recognition motif domain-containing protein, with protein MKLLVRNLSRSTSEQDIRVLFSEFGSVKECSLVLDQETGDSKGFAFVEMPEQEEAKAALNKLNLSKLGKNTIRVKVANS; from the coding sequence ATGAAACTTCTAGTTCGTAACCTATCGCGCTCTACCTCTGAGCAAGACATCCGTGTGCTATTTTCTGAGTTTGGCTCAGTAAAAGAGTGCAGCCTAGTTTTAGACCAAGAAACTGGCGACTCAAAAGGCTTTGCTTTTGTTGAAATGCCAGAGCAAGAAGAAGCTAAAGCGGCACTAAACAAGCTGAACTTGTCAAAGCTTGGCAAAAACACGATTCGTGTAAAAGTAGCGAACTCTTAA
- a CDS encoding MFS transporter, translating to MKKEQIPFQVWILTLAAFAIGTAEFVIAGILPQIATSLSITEGQAGYLISAYALAIVIGGPILTIYLARFNKKMVLIGLMALFIIGNVLSALAPSYPLLLASRVIAGLVQGPFYGIGAVVATNLVSEKMAGRAVGQMFAGLTLANVLGVPAGTWVSLQFGWHTTFFTVAALGTIAMISILTSIKSTGHSEAKDIKTQLLAFKNPMLLISLAITAFAWSGFMTLYGYLAPIAMHITGYGQESVTWILVIVGVGLIIGNTLGGRSSDKNLGKASMFWAVAMIVSLVLVGLVVDNKILFVAAAFVFGIASFANVPAMQLRVMNNGGEGQELAATANISAFNLANAFGGFLGGMVLDSQLGAGMIPFAAVVVPVIGLLLIAKANRAGKPQSNSIFSPAESK from the coding sequence ATGAAAAAAGAACAGATCCCATTCCAAGTTTGGATACTGACACTCGCGGCGTTCGCGATCGGCACCGCTGAGTTTGTTATCGCAGGCATTCTTCCACAAATCGCCACATCACTTTCAATCACAGAAGGTCAAGCTGGCTACCTTATCAGTGCTTACGCGTTGGCTATCGTTATCGGCGGGCCAATCTTAACCATCTACCTTGCACGCTTTAATAAGAAGATGGTGCTGATTGGCTTAATGGCACTGTTCATCATCGGTAACGTGTTGTCGGCCTTAGCGCCAAGCTACCCATTACTACTGGCAAGCCGTGTGATCGCAGGCTTAGTGCAAGGCCCTTTCTATGGCATAGGTGCGGTTGTCGCAACCAACTTAGTGTCTGAAAAAATGGCAGGTCGTGCCGTTGGTCAGATGTTCGCAGGCCTAACACTCGCTAACGTTCTTGGCGTTCCAGCGGGTACTTGGGTTAGCTTGCAATTCGGCTGGCACACCACTTTCTTTACCGTGGCTGCACTTGGCACGATTGCGATGATTTCTATTCTAACGTCAATCAAATCGACTGGTCACAGTGAAGCAAAAGACATCAAAACTCAGCTGTTAGCGTTCAAAAATCCAATGCTGCTGATCAGTTTGGCAATCACTGCTTTTGCTTGGTCTGGCTTCATGACGCTATACGGATACCTTGCGCCAATCGCTATGCACATCACCGGCTACGGTCAAGAGTCTGTTACTTGGATCTTAGTGATTGTGGGTGTCGGCTTAATCATCGGTAACACCTTGGGCGGACGATCTTCAGATAAAAACCTAGGCAAAGCTTCAATGTTTTGGGCAGTCGCAATGATCGTTTCATTGGTGTTGGTTGGCCTTGTGGTAGACAACAAAATCCTATTCGTTGCAGCGGCATTTGTCTTTGGTATTGCATCATTTGCGAACGTTCCAGCCATGCAACTTCGAGTAATGAACAACGGTGGCGAAGGCCAAGAGCTAGCAGCAACCGCGAATATCTCAGCGTTTAATTTAGCCAATGCCTTTGGTGGGTTCCTTGGCGGCATGGTACTCGACAGCCAACTAGGCGCAGGCATGATTCCATTCGCAGCCGTTGTTGTCCCTGTTATTGGTTTGCTGCTGATTGCGAAAGCCAACCGAGCGGGCAAGCCACAAAGCAACTCTATTTTCAGCCCAGCAGAAAGCAAATAA
- a CDS encoding NAD(P)/FAD-dependent oxidoreductase — protein MKKIAIIGSGISGLTCAHILDKHHDVTVFEKNDYVGGHTATVDIEHQGSAFSIDTGFIVFNDRTYPNFNQLLEQLGVERQPTEMSFSVHNTTTKFEYNGHSINSLFAQRSNIFKPQFWSLVSDILKFNKLCKAQFESNEFTPDVTLGSFLRDNQFSDFFSQHYILPMGAAIWSTSLEEMEEFELKFFIQFFYNHGLLDIANRPQWYVIPKGSRSYVEIILSRLNKPVALNTSIKQVTRQETGITIEFEDGSTQSFDEVIFACHSDQALRLLGDATEQEQQVLGEIPYSRNEVVLHTDTRLLPDRKLAWASWNYMLDGDSKRPACVTYNMNILQGIESQDTFCVTLNQSEAIDPEKIIRSFVYHHPVLNSNTVEAQHKREQICGKNQTHFAGAYWYNGFHEDGVHSALDVTKRFGLDLSTSSAL, from the coding sequence ATGAAGAAAATCGCCATTATTGGTTCAGGTATCTCTGGACTCACTTGCGCGCATATATTAGACAAGCACCACGACGTAACAGTATTCGAAAAGAACGATTACGTTGGTGGCCACACCGCTACCGTTGATATTGAACATCAAGGCTCGGCGTTTTCGATAGATACAGGTTTCATCGTATTCAACGATCGAACCTACCCGAATTTCAATCAGCTTCTAGAACAACTCGGTGTCGAAAGGCAACCTACCGAGATGAGCTTCAGCGTCCACAACACCACTACCAAGTTTGAATACAACGGCCACAGCATTAATTCGTTATTCGCGCAGAGAAGTAACATCTTCAAACCTCAGTTCTGGTCTTTAGTGTCTGACATTCTCAAGTTCAACAAACTGTGTAAGGCTCAGTTTGAAAGCAATGAATTCACACCAGACGTTACCCTCGGCAGCTTCCTACGTGATAATCAATTTTCCGACTTTTTCAGTCAGCACTATATTCTACCGATGGGCGCGGCTATTTGGTCGACAAGCTTGGAAGAGATGGAAGAGTTTGAGCTGAAGTTCTTCATCCAGTTTTTCTACAACCACGGATTGCTCGATATCGCGAACCGTCCTCAGTGGTATGTGATTCCAAAAGGATCGCGTTCTTATGTTGAAATCATCCTTTCACGCTTAAACAAACCCGTTGCACTCAATACATCGATTAAACAAGTGACTCGCCAAGAAACGGGAATCACGATTGAATTTGAAGATGGCAGCACACAAAGTTTCGACGAAGTGATCTTTGCTTGTCACTCGGACCAAGCCTTACGTCTGCTTGGTGATGCAACAGAACAAGAGCAACAGGTACTGGGCGAGATCCCATACAGCCGCAATGAAGTCGTTCTGCACACCGATACTCGATTGTTACCAGATCGAAAACTGGCTTGGGCAAGCTGGAACTACATGTTGGATGGCGATAGTAAACGACCTGCTTGTGTCACGTATAACATGAACATTCTGCAAGGCATCGAAAGCCAAGACACCTTCTGTGTCACCTTGAATCAAAGCGAAGCCATCGACCCAGAAAAAATTATTCGCAGCTTTGTTTATCATCACCCGGTACTTAACTCGAACACAGTAGAGGCTCAGCACAAGCGCGAACAGATCTGTGGCAAAAACCAGACGCACTTTGCCGGCGCGTACTGGTACAACGGGTTCCACGAAGACGGTGTCCACAGTGCACTCGATGTGACCAAACGCTTTGGTCTAGATTTGAGTACGAGTTCAGCGCTATGA
- a CDS encoding SDR family oxidoreductase: MTNESTNQEQRTFVIIGGTSGIGKALAMKLRNENNTVHVASRHTGLDISNEKSICEYFESIGVFDHLIVTAGSSAPAGKVTDVATADAKTAFDTKFWGSLNVAKHAARYMTPNGSITFTTGMLSRKVVAGTYVKTAINAALESVTKILAKELSPIRVNAVSPGLTMTEAYKNMDDSARTSMYDNAKNNLPAGKVGEASEIAMGYLFAINNPYVTGSIIDIDGGALLG, encoded by the coding sequence ATGACTAACGAATCGACTAATCAAGAGCAACGCACTTTCGTCATCATTGGTGGCACATCCGGCATCGGTAAAGCACTCGCGATGAAATTGAGAAACGAAAACAACACAGTGCACGTCGCTAGCCGACATACAGGCCTTGATATCAGCAATGAAAAGTCAATTTGTGAATACTTCGAATCGATTGGCGTATTTGACCACTTAATCGTAACGGCTGGCTCATCCGCTCCCGCAGGAAAAGTAACAGACGTCGCAACCGCGGACGCTAAGACAGCTTTTGACACTAAGTTTTGGGGCAGCTTAAACGTAGCAAAACATGCCGCACGCTACATGACGCCAAACGGCTCTATCACGTTCACGACAGGCATGTTGTCTCGCAAAGTAGTGGCTGGCACTTACGTAAAAACCGCCATCAATGCCGCACTAGAAAGCGTGACTAAAATACTGGCGAAAGAGCTATCACCCATTCGAGTTAATGCCGTTAGCCCGGGTTTAACCATGACGGAAGCCTACAAAAACATGGACGATTCCGCTCGTACAAGCATGTACGACAACGCCAAAAATAATCTACCCGCAGGCAAGGTTGGGGAAGCTTCAGAGATCGCCATGGGTTACCTGTTCGCGATTAATAACCCATACGTAACTGGGTCAATCATCGACATCGATGGCGGCGCTCTACTCGGCTAA
- a CDS encoding SAM-dependent methyltransferase translates to MEQLAKQNNNIEQQAKAVAVSSNCKYRALIFKVLESLQFATLEIIERDQHSVFGDREAELKGRIVIHDATFFRDVVINGSIGASEAYIDGKWTSPNLTRVIQIMARNQAQLDELDDKTQWISRIKNLLLRRKNANTEQGSKRNILAHYDIGNELYERFLDSSMQYSSAIYSEDAETLSKAQQNKMKTICERLELSEKDSVVEIGTGWGGLAIFMAQHYGCHVTTTTISDAQHALAEQRVKALGLTDKITLLKEDYRNLTGEYDKLVSIEMIEAVGHEYLQTFFEKCSSLLKPSGKMLIQAITIADSRYDKYRKGVDFIQKYIFPGGCLPSVAVMTQHLATSTDLVVQEIDDIGLHYARTLNDWNVAFENSWEELESLGYSEEFKRLWVFYFCYCEGAFLERVISTHHLVARKPRYFGAKDETVLDY, encoded by the coding sequence ATGGAACAGCTTGCCAAACAAAACAACAATATTGAACAACAAGCTAAAGCCGTTGCTGTTTCAAGCAACTGTAAATATCGAGCTTTAATCTTCAAGGTTTTAGAAAGCCTACAATTCGCGACGCTTGAGATCATTGAGCGCGACCAGCATTCAGTATTTGGTGATCGAGAAGCCGAACTGAAAGGTCGAATCGTGATTCATGATGCGACCTTTTTTAGAGATGTCGTTATCAACGGCAGCATTGGGGCATCTGAAGCCTATATCGATGGCAAATGGACCAGTCCAAATCTGACGCGTGTGATTCAAATCATGGCTCGTAACCAAGCCCAATTGGATGAACTTGATGACAAGACACAGTGGATTTCTCGCATCAAAAACCTCTTGCTGCGTCGTAAGAATGCCAACACCGAACAAGGCTCCAAGCGCAACATTCTCGCCCACTACGATATTGGCAACGAGCTGTATGAGCGCTTCTTAGATAGCTCGATGCAGTACTCTTCCGCTATCTACAGCGAAGACGCAGAAACCTTGTCGAAGGCTCAACAAAACAAAATGAAAACCATCTGTGAGCGACTAGAACTGTCTGAGAAAGATAGCGTGGTCGAGATAGGCACAGGCTGGGGCGGCTTAGCCATCTTTATGGCGCAGCATTACGGTTGTCATGTCACCACAACCACAATATCAGATGCACAACATGCACTTGCTGAACAGAGAGTAAAAGCACTTGGTTTAACCGACAAAATTACTCTACTCAAAGAGGATTATCGCAATCTCACTGGTGAGTACGACAAGTTGGTCTCTATCGAGATGATAGAAGCGGTCGGCCATGAGTATCTACAAACATTCTTTGAAAAATGTTCATCGCTACTTAAGCCCTCAGGCAAGATGCTGATTCAAGCAATTACTATTGCCGACAGCCGTTATGATAAATACCGTAAAGGCGTCGACTTTATTCAGAAGTACATCTTCCCCGGTGGTTGTTTACCTTCGGTTGCCGTGATGACTCAACATCTCGCGACCAGCACCGACCTTGTCGTCCAAGAAATTGATGACATTGGCCTTCACTACGCTCGCACACTCAATGACTGGAACGTCGCCTTTGAAAACAGCTGGGAAGAGCTCGAATCATTAGGCTATTCAGAAGAGTTTAAACGCCTTTGGGTCTTCTACTTCTGTTACTGCGAAGGGGCATTCCTAGAGCGCGTGATCAGTACTCATCACCTTGTCGCAAGAAAACCTCGTTACTTTGGAGCAAAAGATGAAACGGTTTTGGATTATTAA
- a CDS encoding DUF3833 domain-containing protein, with protein sequence MNPKTTIIKFALAFLSLTWLVGCGSASLEDHVDTTPELKLETFFNGELMAYGMVLDRSGNLLRRFDAKLIATWDGDNGEIKEWFSFADGERSTRVWNLIKTGDNTYTGTANDVVGTAYGETQGSALYWKYDLEIEVDGSTYEVVLDDWMFLMDDKRLFNKTEMSKFGFKVGEVILYIEKI encoded by the coding sequence ATGAATCCAAAAACAACAATAATAAAATTCGCTCTGGCATTTCTTTCACTCACTTGGCTAGTGGGCTGTGGTTCTGCAAGTTTAGAAGACCATGTCGACACTACGCCAGAGCTCAAGCTTGAAACCTTTTTTAATGGCGAGCTAATGGCCTACGGCATGGTGCTCGACCGCTCTGGTAACTTACTGCGCCGCTTTGATGCCAAGCTCATCGCTACTTGGGACGGAGACAACGGAGAAATCAAAGAGTGGTTCTCCTTTGCTGATGGTGAGCGTTCAACCCGCGTTTGGAACCTCATCAAAACCGGTGACAACACCTACACAGGCACCGCCAACGATGTCGTAGGCACGGCATATGGAGAGACCCAAGGTTCTGCGCTGTATTGGAAATATGATCTAGAAATTGAAGTAGACGGCAGCACCTATGAAGTGGTGCTCGATGATTGGATGTTCTTAATGGACGATAAACGCTTGTTCAACAAGACTGAGATGTCCAAGTTTGGCTTTAAAGTCGGAGAAGTCATCTTATACATCGAGAAGATTTGA
- a CDS encoding OsmC family protein: MSEYGAIIRWKKAEDEAFSDNQYSRGHTWEFDGGVTVPASSSPHVVPLPLSVEANVDPEEAFIAALSSCHMLTFLGIAAKQKYVIDSYVDDAVGVLEEDESGRSSVTKVTLRPKIVFLGTKKPTDKQLDKLHHLAHKNCFIANSVKTDIVVETKA, encoded by the coding sequence ATGTCTGAATACGGAGCGATCATTCGCTGGAAAAAAGCAGAAGATGAAGCCTTCAGCGACAATCAATACAGTCGCGGCCATACGTGGGAGTTCGATGGTGGTGTCACTGTGCCTGCTTCGTCCTCCCCACATGTTGTGCCACTACCGTTGTCGGTGGAAGCGAATGTCGACCCAGAAGAAGCGTTTATCGCGGCACTTTCTAGTTGCCATATGCTGACGTTTTTGGGCATAGCTGCAAAGCAGAAGTACGTGATCGACTCGTATGTTGATGATGCCGTCGGTGTGCTGGAAGAAGATGAATCTGGCCGCTCGTCTGTTACTAAGGTGACACTGCGCCCTAAGATTGTGTTTTTAGGTACCAAAAAGCCCACCGACAAGCAGCTCGACAAACTGCACCACTTGGCGCACAAAAACTGCTTTATCGCGAACTCGGTAAAAACGGACATTGTGGTAGAAACTAAAGCGTAA
- a CDS encoding GFA family protein, translating to MKVVGDTVIQPFHKATCHCGAVELELSLPNGIEKPRRCDCSICRRRGAIVGSVALDGIKILKGAEYLKLYQFNTNTAKHYFCSNCGIYTHHQRRSSPNEYGFNIGCLEGVNPFDIGDVVTNDGVNHPADR from the coding sequence ATGAAAGTCGTCGGAGATACGGTTATCCAACCTTTTCACAAGGCAACCTGCCATTGCGGTGCGGTTGAACTAGAGCTCAGCTTACCTAACGGGATAGAAAAGCCACGCCGCTGTGATTGTTCTATCTGTCGTCGCAGGGGAGCGATTGTGGGCTCTGTTGCGCTGGATGGCATCAAGATCCTCAAAGGTGCAGAGTATCTCAAGCTTTATCAATTCAATACCAATACCGCGAAGCATTACTTCTGCTCCAACTGTGGCATCTATACCCATCATCAACGCCGTTCTAGCCCAAACGAATACGGTTTTAACATCGGCTGTTTGGAAGGGGTGAACCCTTTTGATATTGGTGATGTGGTGACCAATGATGGTGTTAATCATCCAGCTGATCGTTAA
- a CDS encoding DUF1365 domain-containing protein, with translation MKSQTLTPEMGIASEKSEELSGIYWGNVRHRRFGDITHEFSYQLYMMGLDLDELPQTTARSALFGTRWYNPIRFVQSDYLAEKKENVTTDEPKSLKQRIASKVQQLGGVWSDSNRVTMLAQCRCLGIYFSPINCFFCYDETGDCKYMLAEVSNTPWRERHYYLINMHQELKVKKEFHVSPFMDLNMTYFWKIKPPAKRTLVHIESRRDDKLFDATLALTKQSVTKTNIRRTVFKIPAMTIKVVMGIYYQALKLFLKKVPFVAHPDSTS, from the coding sequence ATGAAGAGTCAAACCCTGACACCCGAGATGGGGATCGCATCCGAAAAGAGTGAAGAGCTCAGCGGTATCTATTGGGGTAACGTCAGACATCGCCGCTTTGGCGACATCACCCATGAGTTTAGTTATCAGCTGTATATGATGGGGTTAGATCTTGATGAGCTACCCCAAACCACAGCGCGTAGTGCGCTGTTCGGAACTCGATGGTACAACCCGATTCGCTTTGTCCAATCGGATTATCTCGCTGAAAAAAAAGAAAATGTCACCACGGATGAACCAAAATCACTTAAGCAACGTATAGCTTCCAAAGTGCAACAACTTGGTGGGGTTTGGTCTGATTCAAACCGTGTGACTATGCTGGCTCAGTGCCGCTGTTTAGGCATCTACTTCAGCCCAATCAACTGTTTCTTCTGTTATGACGAGACTGGAGATTGTAAGTACATGTTGGCTGAGGTGAGTAACACGCCTTGGCGAGAAAGACACTACTATCTGATCAACATGCACCAAGAGTTAAAGGTAAAAAAAGAGTTTCACGTTTCGCCGTTCATGGATCTGAACATGACTTATTTTTGGAAGATTAAGCCACCAGCGAAACGCACGTTAGTTCACATCGAAAGCCGCCGAGACGACAAGCTTTTCGATGCGACACTGGCTCTGACGAAACAGTCAGTAACCAAGACAAACATTAGACGAACGGTATTCAAGATTCCGGCGATGACGATAAAAGTCGTGATGGGAATTTATTATCAGGCTCTCAAATTATTCCTGAAAAAAGTACCGTTTGTGGCGCATCCAGACTCAACGTCTTAA
- a CDS encoding chalcone isomerase family protein — MAYPRNPTQTFKPERGIVRPHQQAKNTLLSFITLSLIFATLLFTGSVKASAVDDLNKRGEGEMSYLFWTLYSAEFYATPTNSERALKLEYYRSIDSKDLVDATEDQWNKLGYSNSNIQRWLKPLYAMWPNVEEGSTLTIRVAEDNVSRFYFDEQPIGIIQDKQFGEAFLAIWLSENTSEPGLRKQLLGLNK; from the coding sequence ATGGCTTATCCACGCAACCCGACACAAACGTTCAAACCTGAGCGCGGTATTGTTCGCCCTCATCAGCAAGCAAAAAACACACTTCTAAGCTTTATTACTCTCTCGTTAATTTTTGCTACGCTCTTATTTACCGGAAGCGTTAAAGCCTCTGCTGTCGATGATTTAAACAAACGTGGTGAGGGTGAAATGAGTTACCTGTTCTGGACTCTCTACTCCGCAGAATTCTACGCGACTCCAACCAACTCTGAACGAGCTTTGAAGCTTGAGTATTACCGCTCTATCGATAGCAAAGACCTCGTAGACGCGACCGAAGATCAGTGGAACAAGCTTGGCTACTCTAACAGCAACATTCAACGTTGGTTGAAACCCTTATACGCGATGTGGCCGAACGTGGAAGAAGGAAGCACACTCACGATTCGTGTCGCTGAAGATAACGTGAGTCGCTTTTATTTCGATGAACAACCGATCGGCATCATTCAAGACAAGCAATTTGGTGAAGCCTTTCTAGCTATTTGGTTATCTGAAAACACCTCTGAACCCGGTCTTCGTAAACAACTTTTAGGTTTGAACAAATGA
- a CDS encoding LysR family transcriptional regulator, whose translation MDKFSDMAMFVSIVKHHGLAAAGRELGLSPATMTARLQALEERYGVKLLNRSTRHVSLTDSGELYHKACLEILDNVSEAENLIQNGVKEVKGPLKIAAPKDIGKQYILPILSEFCQQYPDVIPYLYLNDNLSNIAESGMDIVVRYGELVDSNLISRRLSPSRRVLCASPEYLAKHGTPLTPQDLVDHDCLAMLRSNEELKTWHFQDHDMKKSITVVPKRFSDDGEVIRYWALKGEGIALKSVLDVQDDINNQRLVTLLNGYMKNFNTAMSVSSADLNVVYISKKYQPKRIRLFLDFLFERFGNLVEKSS comes from the coding sequence ATGGATAAGTTTTCAGATATGGCGATGTTCGTCAGTATTGTTAAGCATCACGGGTTAGCGGCGGCGGGGCGTGAACTAGGTTTATCACCTGCGACAATGACAGCAAGGCTTCAAGCGCTGGAAGAACGATATGGTGTGAAGTTGTTGAATCGAAGCACGCGCCATGTGTCTTTGACCGACTCTGGCGAGTTGTATCACAAGGCGTGTCTGGAGATATTAGATAATGTCAGTGAGGCCGAAAACCTGATCCAAAATGGTGTCAAAGAGGTCAAAGGTCCACTCAAAATCGCCGCGCCGAAAGACATCGGAAAACAGTACATTCTTCCTATTCTCTCTGAGTTCTGTCAGCAATATCCCGACGTGATCCCTTACCTCTACTTGAACGATAACCTCTCGAACATTGCTGAATCTGGCATGGACATCGTGGTCCGTTATGGTGAATTGGTCGACAGCAATTTGATATCCAGACGCTTGTCGCCAAGCCGACGTGTGCTGTGTGCTTCTCCTGAATATCTTGCCAAGCATGGAACACCGTTAACACCACAAGATTTGGTTGATCACGATTGTTTAGCCATGCTGCGCAGTAATGAAGAGCTCAAGACATGGCACTTCCAAGATCATGATATGAAGAAGTCGATTACCGTTGTTCCAAAGCGATTCTCAGACGATGGCGAAGTGATTCGCTACTGGGCATTAAAAGGCGAGGGCATTGCACTTAAATCGGTACTGGATGTGCAAGATGACATCAACAACCAGCGCCTTGTGACGCTGCTCAATGGCTACATGAAGAACTTCAACACCGCGATGTCGGTGTCGAGTGCCGATTTGAATGTGGTGTACATCAGCAAGAAGTATCAGCCTAAGCGTATCCGGTTGTTTCTTGATTTTCTGTTTGAACGCTTTGGCAATTTGGTTGAAAAGTCTAGTTAG
- a CDS encoding ribosome recycling factor family protein, whose protein sequence is MFSVPLNSFVHRVSDKSQVMANAAECGCQLKRVRRSRNWMLVAQEHQLVEFKTMLTHEKDGWIAIAIDKVLPKPVVCLASLLAATPSMTVAQLVMESGCSMAEARRAIDEHEGL, encoded by the coding sequence ATGTTTAGCGTCCCATTGAATAGTTTTGTACATCGTGTGAGTGATAAAAGCCAAGTGATGGCGAATGCTGCGGAATGTGGATGTCAGTTGAAACGAGTTCGTCGTTCGCGTAATTGGATGTTGGTCGCTCAAGAGCATCAACTCGTTGAATTTAAAACGATGTTAACCCATGAAAAAGACGGTTGGATAGCAATTGCAATCGACAAAGTGCTGCCTAAACCCGTGGTGTGTTTGGCATCCCTGTTGGCCGCTACACCTTCAATGACTGTGGCCCAGCTGGTGATGGAATCTGGATGTTCAATGGCCGAAGCAAGACGTGCTATTGATGAACATGAAGGTCTGTAG
- a CDS encoding DUF2878 domain-containing protein produces the protein MKRFWIINLVLFQATWVCSAFFTAQAPFVTPLIVVVHFLLSPTRSSDLKILILLPLGLLLDSLMLHFGIFAVDSEIANQSWFPVWLICLWIMFLISFNHSLNWLLKCSKVILFVIGFVAGTSSYWGGIKAGALLTTWPDASVLAALAISWGILLPLLVAAYSNLIQRKMAITR, from the coding sequence ATGAAACGGTTTTGGATTATTAATCTCGTTCTGTTTCAAGCGACCTGGGTTTGCAGCGCCTTCTTTACCGCGCAAGCCCCGTTCGTCACGCCATTGATCGTGGTGGTTCACTTCCTTCTCTCTCCAACTCGCAGTAGCGACTTAAAAATACTCATCTTATTACCATTGGGGCTATTGCTTGATAGCCTCATGCTCCACTTCGGTATTTTTGCCGTCGACTCTGAAATTGCTAATCAATCTTGGTTTCCAGTTTGGCTCATTTGCCTGTGGATCATGTTCTTAATCAGTTTCAATCACAGCCTGAATTGGCTTTTAAAATGCTCAAAAGTGATCTTGTTTGTCATAGGGTTCGTAGCAGGTACTAGTAGTTATTGGGGAGGCATCAAAGCAGGTGCCCTTCTTACTACTTGGCCAGATGCATCGGTGCTAGCTGCCCTTGCAATAAGTTGGGGGATTTTGTTGCCCTTACTGGTGGCCGCCTACTCCAACTTAATACAACGTAAAATGGCAATAACGAGGTGA
- a CDS encoding SDR family NAD(P)-dependent oxidoreductase — MILITGSSSGLGAALAKQYANAATNAQRVAITGRNAQRLAEVAQGLPANTISQACDLCDPHSVSELLDALPEMPKLVIHSAGSGYFGKIEQQDPATISDMLKNNIESSIFLIRELVQRYKDQSVTIAVVMSTAAQGAKAEESTYCAAKWAVKGFIESVRLELKGHPMKIVAVYPGGMATEFWNTSGKDMDTSSFMTAQEAAQMLQQALTSTEHGFVSDITINRG; from the coding sequence ATGATTTTAATTACCGGATCAAGCAGCGGTTTAGGGGCAGCGCTCGCGAAGCAATATGCTAACGCCGCAACCAACGCTCAGCGTGTAGCCATTACAGGTCGCAACGCACAACGTTTAGCCGAAGTAGCGCAAGGCCTACCTGCGAATACCATTAGCCAAGCGTGTGATCTCTGTGACCCGCACTCAGTGAGTGAGTTATTGGATGCGTTACCTGAAATGCCTAAGCTGGTGATCCACAGCGCTGGCAGTGGCTACTTCGGTAAGATAGAACAGCAAGACCCAGCCACCATCAGCGACATGCTGAAAAACAATATTGAGTCTTCGATCTTTTTGATTCGCGAGCTTGTGCAGCGCTACAAAGATCAATCGGTCACCATTGCTGTGGTGATGTCGACGGCGGCACAAGGTGCTAAAGCGGAAGAGTCCACCTACTGCGCGGCAAAATGGGCCGTGAAAGGCTTTATCGAATCGGTAAGGTTGGAGCTAAAAGGTCACCCGATGAAAATCGTGGCGGTTTATCCTGGAGGAATGGCGACCGAGTTTTGGAATACAAGCGGTAAAGACATGGATACCTCGAGCTTTATGACCGCGCAAGAAGCCGCTCAGATGTTGCAGCAGGCGTTAACCAGCACCGAGCATGGATTCGTATCAGATATCACGATAAACCGCGGCTAG